The Fulvia fulva chromosome 1, complete sequence region AGTTGGGTGGTAATAACTCAATTGTAGGACGAGGTGAACGCGAAGTGGAGCGTGCCAGAGAAGAATCCCGGCAAGCACGCACCACGATCTTTGACACACGTGACATAGAAGTCTTCCCTATTACGTGCACTAATCAATCTTGACCCTTGACGTGCACTCGCTAAATAAAATCCGCCTAAGGTTAGTTAGAGCTAGTTAGCTGCTATAATGTTTAATAAAAACTCCCTCTAAATCTTGCTCACGATAGAATATCTCGATATATACTACTCCTAAGATAGTACGTAATATACAAAACTATATAGATACTGTATACCTATCTTATAAGCCTATTCCTAGCTTATATACTCGAAGAACGCGATAGATAGACAAAGAAGTGCATATTGCATACCTTAATTCCAAAGTGCACGTTGTGGGGAAGACTTCTATTGGTTGTTATGCAGTGAGACTCGACTGGAATGTGATGTGCATCTTCATGCAAGTTTTGCGTGTCTACTATCAAAGCAGCGAAGTACAACTGCGCTCTCAACCTCACTCAGTCCATGTCCTCCAACGAAGACTTGGCATAATCTTCAGGCACGAGCACACCAACAAGGCAAGTGCTCAGCATGTTCTCCCAGTTCACCCAAGGATGCACTTCCATGAAGAGCTTCGTGCCATCACGACCAGCAGCTTTCATGAGCTCGGCTTCGCCACCAGGGTGGAACGGTAGATACGGTGTAATATTGTACACCTTCCCTTGCCAACTACTCCATGCCGGCTTTCCTTTCCTCCCTGTCATCGACTTCAGCTGACTAGGCGTCACTCGCTGGAAGCTGCTCACGCCGCTGATGTTGCCGCTTTTGGTCAATGCTGCCCAGTCCATTGGGGAGTGGCCAGGTGAAAGAAGTACTTTGCCTCGAGCGTTTGGCGTCTTCACTGCGCCGTTCGGCGAAAGACCATTGCTCACACGCTGCTGACTGCCAACAGGCGGTCCACGGTTTGGGAGAGGTCCCGTGGTCGGCACTCGAAGGCCTGCTGCTGGACTTGCTCTTGGAGCAGCGACAGGTCGTGCTGGTGGAGCCATAAGACCGGGACTGCTCTTGACAGCCGGCTTGGGTGGCGGAGGCATGGCTGATGCTCGTTGGGCACTGTTAGCCGCTGGGAAGGATGGCACTGACGGTTCGGTGTCGCTTTCTGGGTCGTTTTCATGGTCGTTGCCACTCAAGGTGAATGTAGGAACTTCGACTTCGGGTTTCGATGGCTTTGCTTTCGGCGTAGTCTCTTCAGAGGCATCTTGATCTGAAATGGTCTGCTCGGAACCTGCTGGAGATTTGGCATCCTTCTCATTTGTCTTGACGATTATCTCGACATTGTTGTCCTTTTGCTGGTCGGTGGCGAGCCAGCCAGGTAACCAGTTTCGTAGCATCTTCGGATTCGTGTAGACGATATACAGTATGCCCAATAATAGAGCTCCAAGAGCCAACAGGCCCATCACTTGACTCAAAGATGTCTCATCGAGCGTCCGGAAGGCTAAGTATGCGCCGGCGATTACGGCGGAAGGTGGCGATGTGAAGTAGCTGTGAGGTACACATCTTTCGCCCTCTCAGGTGGACATCTTCCCTTCGCCGGAGTTCGCTATCCTTATTCACGAGGTTCGCAGGTAATTGTCATGCATGTGGTGTTCAGACGACATCTTTCTTGCACGGCATCATCTTAAAGTCCGAATCTCCGAGCGAGTCCGAACTTGAGCCACAGCGTCACAGACATCGATGCATTGAAGCTCTCACATCCAGACATTACCTTACCACAGTCCATACCATACCGTCAAGATGATACCCAGAGCAATTCTCCTACGCACACTGCGCCAAACCACAACTCCAAGACGCACAATCCAACCCCTCACACGACCCAGACGGATCGCTCCATCAACCACACGCAATGCATCCCACGTCCCATTCCAGACCGTGAGATGGCTATCTTCCAAGTCCCTCGCAGACGAGAAGATCGAAGAGATTACAGAGCTCTACGCCACCGCGCAAGATGAATTCGAGATTGCGTTCGAAGAGACGGAGAAGGTCACTGTCTATGCTGAGGACGACCGCAAAGCTGCGAGAGAGGAGTTGACGAGGGTGCAAGAAGCGTACAAGGCGGTCGTGgagggagaggatcagcagtTGGCGGAGGAGGTTAAGAGGCGGATAGGGCAGAGGATACGGGAGCTGGAGCAGGGGGTGGCTGCGATGGAGGAGTTGGCTTTGAATCAGGACTGATCGAAGTACCACGACGTTAGGGATGAGAATCAGCAGCGTCAATCAAGGGCAAAGAGACCGATACAAAGCCTGATCCAAACAGCGTCTGCCGCATGGTCTGGTGTGCGTGCAAGATCGTTTGCATAAAGCGCACGCAGAGGGCAGCATTGTCTCCAGAGTGAGCGCATGCCCGAGCGTCTGCGTGATGTACGCAGCACAGGCATCGGAAGGCGATGGGTCAACAAGTTTCTGAAAGGGAGACACTTTGCATGATGTAGAAGCAGTAGGCTCAATGTACGACGAGCTGGAGGACGGAGTGCTTGGAATCACGCTTCATCACGACACGATCATTATGAGGACTATGCACGTTCACAACCTTCTCCATCAAAAGCTGCCTTCCTTATGCTTGACACCAGTCTTCTCATCAGTCTCCGACCCATGCTCGCCAACACTGCCACTGCGCTCAACCTCCTCCAGTCCAACCTCGCGATTGATCTCCTGCATGCGCTCATGGTCCGCCGCAGCAAAGCCCAACAGATCCAAATAGCACATCCATCTCCTCCAGCGACAGCCCCTTGGTCTCCGGGAACGCGAACCATATAAATCCAGCTCCAAGGAATGTCAGAATACCAAAGAAGAGGTAGGTCCCGTACGTCATACCCGTCAGCATATCAGGCGTCACCTGCCCCACGATGAAGTTGTTCATCCAGTTGGACGAAGCACCGAGAGCGATACCATATGGTCTTTGCGAGATTGGCCAGATTTCCGCAATGACGATCCAGGCGCAAGGTCCCCAGGAGTATCCGAAGAAGACTACGAAGAGCCAGACCATCGCGACTGCGGCCCAGCCTGCTGCTGAGTGGGATTCCCAGTCGCTTTGGTTCTTTGCGACGATGACGGCGATGATGATGTGGCAGGTCGCCATGCCGATGGCGCCGGAGACGAGGATGGGCTTGCGGCCGAGCTTGTCGACGTAGGCTACGGCTGGGAAGGTGGCGAGCCACATAGCGATGCCGACTACGCCAGTTGCGAGGAGGGATGTGGTATTCGAAGACAATCCGAGACCAGCAAAGATCTATAACTCAGCTGGTCAGTACATGTTCAACGCCGACATCTCCAAGCCACCGAGAAACTTACCTGCGGCGCGTAGTAGAGGATGGCATTGATACCTATCGTACAGCGTCAGTCTGTGCCAGTCAAATGGGGTCGCAATACTATCAACTCACCAGTCCACTGCTGAAAGAACATCGTAACGGTCGCCAACACAACCCTTCTGAACATCGGCATCGTCTTGAACAACGAACCAATCGCAATAAATTGCAACTTAACCGTGTTCCAAGCAGAACCATCCGCAAGGCCCGGGAACTGCTCCGCAATGGACCTCTTTTCAAAAAGCGACTGGGCCTTGATCTCAAGATACTCCAGCTCGATCAGTTCATGGTCTTGTGGTAGACCGCGGAGGCTTGCGAGCGTCTTCCTCGCATCTGCTTCGCGGCCGTGGTGCTCGAGCCATCTTGGGGAGAAGGGCATGAAGATCATGCCGACACCGAGCAGGACTGCTGGGACGAGCTGAAGAGCTAGGGGAACAAGCCAGGCTGCGTCGTGTTGGCCTGGGCCGGTGCCGCCGATGTAGTTCGTGCCGTAGTCAATCCAGAAGGAGATCATGATACCTGTGGTGATAGCGAGCTGTTGGAGGCCGACAAGAGCACCTCTGACCTCAGGAGGAGCAACTTCGGCGTTATACATGGGGACAATCATTGAAAGGGAACCAACGCCCATACCCGTGATGAAACGTCCGCCAAGGATGGCACTTGCGCCGACACCGGTTACTGCAGTAGTCTGGACGACGACACCAATGATGAAAATGGCAGTGTTGATGAGAATGGCGAATTTGCGCGACAAGATCTCGGCCAGGAATCCAGAGTACAAACACCCGACCCAGGCTCCGAGCTCAAGAATGGCAGTGAGCCAGCCTTTCTTCGTTTGGTCTCTGGTCCATACTCCCATATCTATGCCACGGTCAGTATCTGGCGGGTCACTATCTGCGGAACGACGTACGATCATTGAACGAGGTCATCGTCAGAACACCGCTGAAGACTCCTTGGTTGTACCCATAGAGAAGACCTCCCAGGCACGCGAAGCATGCGATGCCGAAGACTCTGGCATTTCTGACAAGTGCTGCTGGTCCCGCACGACCCTGTAAAGCCTGTCGCCTTTGCAGAGCCGCTTGGTCGAACTGCGAGCCGCCGCCGACTGGAGCCATGATGATGGATGTTGACACTGAAAGTGATCAATATCACGAATGAGCAGCGTCGTCGGTGAGATGAAGAATGAAGATGTTGGAAGGACAAGGTTGCCCTTGGCGGGCTTTCGCTTCTACTTAAAGCCCTTGTCGACTGCACATGTAGCAGGGCTAGCTTGCAGTCTGGACTACTACTGCAGCATTTATCCACGTGCAAAGCCATGCGACCATAACGTTGTATGAGCTGACGAAAGTATAGTACCGACCACCATGGCGACAGCGCCAATAAGTTTCGCGGCTAAAGCCAAGGGCTGTTCGTATCGCATGAAGCGAAACGCTATGGCGTTCAGCTGTCGCATCGAAGGATCTTGCTAGAGAGACATTGACCACAGACATCGTCCTCGCCGGGCAGAGACACAGGACAAGGGCAAAGTCCTTAGCTTGTGGTTGGATCAGTGCGGCACCGACGGCATCTGCAGATCTCAACTGGAGCCGTACTCCGAAGGGATTTGCAACATACGCAAACAAGACAAAGTCACGTCGTTCACCTGGCCATGCAACTCGGGAGTTGATGCGGTTTCATTGAGCCTGAAGTTCCAAAGTCCGAGCACAACACCAGTCCAGGTTCTCCAACGGTTCTCCACACCAGCCTCCACAAACTCTACACGATCCCAGCACGTTGCATTTAGGCTGATTGCGAGTGCGGGTATCGGATCCTGTTGCCGGCACTCTAGTGATACGCCCACTCGATACAACGCATCGAGGACGATGTCGTGCAACATGTTGTCTCACACTTGTGGCACGATGTTCGGCAATAGCATAGGGATGCAGGCTTGCCGGCTTCAAACGAGGGGCCAAGGCAGCTCCTGCGTGGCTTGGTAGCTGACATGTCTAGGCAGATGTCTCAGTTGAAGCTTCAACGTCTTCGCCAGCTTGTTGACTATTGTTGTCACCACGCTCAAGGTCGTCACGAAGTGTTTGATATGATGGGAATCACTTCAAAGTCCTCACAGAGACATTGTTACCCAATTGGGAGACAGACTACGAGGAGTTCCGGCTGAATTGCCCTACAGAGTGGGGCAAAGCCAAGTGCTTCTACTGACCTCCTCTGGTCGATCTGGCAGTCGACTCAAGCATCAAGCCATTCTATGTCCCGACCGACCCACTTAGAAGCATTGCTTGGAAAGCCGAAGGCTCAATGGCAAGAGATCGACGTCACTACAAACAGAGTATATGAAGACTTCTTGCTCACTGCGGTAGGTTGATTCTGGCATCAAGCACTTTTCATTGATCGTTATGGCGGCCTTCTTCATCACTTCTGCCTTGGCATTGGCAGGCTCGGCTGTTGCGCAGCTCGAAGGTCGAGGCTTTCCAGATTGTGGCAATGGACCGTTGAAGAATAACACTGTTTGCGATACTACCGCGGACCCATTGACGAGAGCGACTGCTTTGATCAATGCCTTTACATTGCAGGAAAAGGTACGTACTGAAGGGTCAATGGCATCGTCTGTCTCAGACATGTCTGATACCATCTACTGAGACGTTGTCACGCGGTTCTCGGCCATAGCTAACACACTTCTGTCTGGCAGCTCAACAACACTGGCTCGACTTCTCCCGGAGTTCCTCGACTTGGACTACGCGCCTACACATGGTGGCAAGAAGCACTGCATGGTGTTGCAGATTCGCCGGGTGTTAACTTCTCGGACTCTGGGCCATTCCGCTATGCAACATCGTTCCCACAGCCGATCTTGATGGGAGCTGCGTTCGACGATGATTTGATCCGAGACGTGGCTACGGTCATTTCTACCGAAGCTAGAGCTTTCAATAACGATGATCGTGCTGGGTTGGACTTTTGGACTCCAAATGTATGAAACCCTATCAGCTCTTTGAGACTGTAGCTATTGCTGACAACCTGTTCATTAGATCAATCCATTCAAAGATAGTAGATGGGGTCGTGGCCAAGAGACCCCAGGAGAGGACCCATATCACCTTTCCAGTTATGTCGCTGCTTTGATTGAAGGCCTGCAGGGTGATCGCAACGACAAGTACAAGCGATTGGTTGCCACTTGCAAGCACTTTGTGGCATACGACTTGGAGAACTGGAACGGCAATTATCGGTACCAGTTCGATGCGCAGGTCAACCAGCAAGATCTCGTAGAGTACTACATGCCAGCATTCCAGCAGTGTGCCAGAGATTCCAATGTGGGTGCATTCATGTGCAGCTATAACGCTCTGAACGGCGTGCCTACGTGTGCGGACCCTTGGTTACTGCAGACTATTCTTCGCGAGAAGTGGAACTGGACTTCAGAGCAACAGTGGGTCACGTCCGATTGTGACTCAATTCAGAACGTTTACCTTCCACATGAGTATGGATCCTCTCGCGAGGAAGCGGTTGCGTTAAGTCTCAAAGCTGGAACCGATATCGATTGTGGGACATACTACCAAGAGCATTTGCCTGGAGCATACGAGCAAGGCTTGATCAACGTCACGGACTTGGACACCGCCCTGATCCGTCAATACTCCTCCCTCGTACGTCTTGGCTACTTTGATGGTGACGCTGTGCCATACCGGAGCCTAGCCTGGGACGATGTCAACACACCACACGCGCAACAGCTAGCTCACAAAGCCGCCGTGGAAGGCATCACTCTGCTGAAGAACGATGGACTACTGCCACTCCCAATCAGCAACGGCACCAGCATCGCCTTGATCGGACCCTGGGCCAATGCCACAGAGCAAATGCTCGGCAATTACGACGGCATTCCTCCCTACTTCCACTCGCCCCTCTACGCTGCTCAACAAACTGGTGCGACCGTAAACTACGCTGCCGGACCCGGGACACTCGACCCAACGACGAACTCATGGCTCAACGTCTGGGCCGCTGCCAACAAGTCGGATATCATCGTCTTCGCCGGCGGTATCGACAACTCCGTCGAAGCCGAGGAGATGGACCGTGTCACTATCGCTTGGTCCGCACCACAACTTGACATGATCGGACAGCTCGCCACATACGGCAAGCCGGTCATTGTCTTGCAGATGGGAGCCGGACAACTCGACAGTACACCACTCATCAACAATGCCAACGTTTCAGCCCTCCTATGGGGCGGCTACCCAGGTCAAGACGGCGGCGTTGCCCTCTTCGACATCATCACGGGAAAATCAGCACCAGCAGGCCGCCTCCCAACAACTCAATATCCAGCCAGATACACCTCCCAAGTCCCCATGACCGACATGACGCTCCGTCCCAACAGCACCACTGGCTCTCCCGGCCGAACCTACATGTGGTACAACGAAGTCCCCGTCTTCGAATTCGGCTACGGTCTCCACTACACCAACTTCACCGCCAGTATCGAAACCCCATCATCACCATCTTCCTACTCCTACTCCAACTCCAACTCCAACTCCGCATCATCCGCGTCCTACGACATCTCAACCCTAACAACAACCTGCACAACCCCCTACCCAGACCTCTGCCCCTTCACCACCTTCCCCATAACCATCACAAACACCGGCACCACCGAATCCGACTACGTTGCTCTCGGCTTCCTCGCCGGCACCCACGGTCCCGCTCCGCGTCCCAACAAGCGTCTAGTGTCCTACCAGCGACTCCACAACCTCACCGCTGGCGAGTCTCAGACGGCACATTTGAACTTGACGCTGGGGAGTCTTGCGAGAGTTGATGAGATGGGGAATAAGGTGTTGTATCCGGGGGAGTATGCGTTGCTGGTGGATACGCAGCCGCTCGCGATGGTGAATTTCACGTTGGGCGGTGAGGAGAAGGTGTTGGATGAGTGGCCGCAGCCGCCGGCGGATAGGGTTAAGTTTCCGAGGGCGAAGGATCAGTACTTTGTGGGTGGGTATGGGAGTGAGCAGGTCTTGGAGTAAGATAGATTGATAGAGATGGTAGGATAGAGAAAAGGTCTAGAGCATGCTGCATATGACTCCGATATTACTGTTTCGGTGCTAACTTCTTCATCACGCAAATCATGAATGTCAAGCACTACCGCATAACCTTTGACCACAGTCCAGATCCGTCCACACAGCAGTATTCCATACGTCCTAACCTCTCAAAGTCACGACCCAAGTAGCCACACTACTCTGCAACTCCCGCATCGCCCCTTCTTCACGCCAGAAATGTGCAGCGCCAGCGATCTCCTGCCGTCCTGCGTGAGGAGCTTCCTTGCAAAGCTTGGTCGCCCACTGTTGTAACTTCTTCACGGAGGTGAACCCGTCTTGGTTTCCAAAGATTATGTGAACGGGAGCTTGGAGGGATAGAAGCCCTGAGGTTGATCCAGAGTGGCCGTGGAACGGGTTGTGCAGTCCGGGAAATGGGAGGCCAGGTGGGCATATCGTTGTTGTGAGGGGGAGGAGGACGGGGGAGACTAGGAGGTAAGCGGTTGTGAAATTTTGTCCCGACGAATGAGTGGAAGAAGCTGTTGTGGTCCTGTGATGCTCCGTGCTGTCGTTGGAATGGTTCCCGCTGTGGCGATGGAGGTGTGGTTTCATACGATGACCGACCTCGCGGACAACGTCGACGCTTCGCCGCGAGTCTCGACTACGGCGTCGGTCGGATGCGTCGGTTTCCTCGCCGCCGAAGGTGACAGGAGATGCCATGTGGTGAGGCGAGTGTGGTGACGATGGTATGAGGTTCCGTCCTCTGATGGGGCTTTGGACCTCTTGGGCTATTGATTGTAATTGCGTGGCGAGTTTCCGGGCTCGAAGGATGATCTCACATGCTGCTGTCCCTCTTTCAGCAGCTTCGAAGCGATTGATGATAGATGAGACTGGTGGGAGGCGAGCCAGGATCAGGGCACCGAAAGAGTAGCCTCCAAGCAGTATTTCGAACGGTCTCTTTGCTGGGTCGGCATAGCCAGCATTGGGTTCCGTGGTCGTCGCTGATATGATCGGTGTCAAGGCCTCCGAGTTCTGTGAGGATCCCTGGATATCCTGTAGGTAGTAGAACAGCAGTCCTACAACAGAGCAATAGTCCAGCACTTCACTGTTCCCAGTCCAGCTTGTCCGTCCAGCAGATTCGCCTGCACCTCTAAAATCAGTCAGTAAAGCTCGAAGTCTCTCTCGTCGGTCTCACCTGAAGTTGAAAGTGGCAATGATGTATCCATCGGCCAATAACGTCTCTGTCAAAGCCAGCACAACAGGATCATCGTAGCAGCCTCCGAGTGGTGGATATGGGTGCGCTAGGACCGCTCCTCGAAGTAGCTGCGTACCAGGCCTATTGGACAGCGAATTCGTATCGTGATATATGCGACAGTCCAGTGGTGTATCGTCCTCAATCGATGGAATGGTGAAAGAATACAGTGGCTCCATGTTCACATGAAATCCGGGTCTCGGATTGCTGCATGCCAATATCTTAAGTGTTGCATGTTGGCACTTTATGACCATGTGAAGGGTTCTCTTGCAGATCCTATAGCCATTGATTGATCCTGCTACCGATCCATGTTTGAGAGATGTCGTTGTAGGAAGGTAACAAGAAAGTCAAGGGAAAGTGCGAACGTTGAAGGTGGATCACAAGCCCCACAGCGACGATCACGAGAGGAAAGACGGGAACTTGGCAGTGACAATACATCAAGGAACACAGGACTCGACGACGACACACATTCATTTCATACACCACTACAATACGTAGCCGCTTCATGTCTCATCTCTACATGCCTCGGGTCGCTAATGCATCTGTCATCAAAGAACGCCAAACATCCACGCCCGCCATCACCCTCACTCAAACTCCACCCTATTGCCGGCCTTCGCAGCCTCCGCTCTCCTCGCCCTCTCTGCCCTTCTCCTTCTTCGATTATTATCGAACGCGCTAACATCTGTTCCAGTCCCCATATCGCTCTGCCCAGGGACATTGCCGGGACTACCCACCGCACCACTGCCAGCAGGGCCCGCTGCTGGCAAGAGACCACTCGGCTGTGCTTGCGGCGACTTGGACGCCTGTGGGATCTGGCCGATGGGAGGTACTGGTGGTAAGTTGAGTTCCGTGGGTGGTCGATGGCTGCCTCCCAGCGAACTCGACATGGCTGGTGGCGGCGGTACATTCGTGATAGGTTGCTGACTTGAGGGTCGGATGCCGCCGTTTCGCCTGTACCGTGAGGGTTCCTCGCCACCAGAGCTCAGACTGGAGGCTCTTCGTGAACGTCGCTCCCGCCGCCGCACTGCGCGTTCTGCTGCGGCTTCTTCTTCGCCCAATCGCCGAAGCGTGACGTGACGTCCGTCAGGATGCATGTTGACCTTCACGCTGACTGGAGGACTGCCGGCTGAACCTACACCGCCGCTGTCGAGTCTCGAGCCTGACGCTGCAGCACTGCTGTTTCGTCGAGCGCCGCTGTGCATTCTCGTCCGAGAGTCTCTCCTCCGCGAAGGCGACTGTGACTGTGTTCTCTGGCTTAGTGGTGCGCCGACGGCTGCTGCATTGGCTGCGGCGATTGCTGCGGCTTCCGTTGCAGCAGCAGAAGTGCCGTCTTGGTAGAATTGACTTGATGACTGCTGGGCTTGGTGATGCTCGTTCATCAGTCTCAACGGGTCAGGGATGATAGCCCCTTGCGGCATCTGCAGTGAGCCTGGCTGGGGATAGTCCATTGGATTGGCCGCATGAGGTGGCGGCCCAGGTGGAGGCGGAGGCAGATTGTACGGCAGTTGCTGCTGCTGTTGCTGGGTCTGAACGATATTCTGGGTGAAACCTTGGCCATCCATGTTTGAGAGACCACCACCAGAAGATGGAATTGTACCTGCGGCTGCTGGCAAAGGAGGATGTGATGTGTCAGGCCGGAAGGTGTGTCTTGAGAGCTCAGGGTTGCTTCCTTGCGCAGGATCTGGTCCTTCTGGCCCTGTCATCAGTGTGCCAGACATGCTCTGTCTTCTCCCGCTCGCATCTTGTGGTCTTGGGTACCGATTCGAGTTTCGACGATTGAACTTCTCCTCCTCATCCAGCTCCTGCCGTCTTATGCGGTCAGTACGCTGTTGCTCGTTACGCTCTTTCCGACGCTTGTTCCACTCGCGGAATCCAGCTGCCACACCCAGCGTAGCGATACTGTTCCTCAGCGTGTGCGAATCGTCAACGTCGTCCCTGCGAGGAGGTGCATAGCTTTCATCGTCATCATATGACATTGAATCTACGCTTGCTCTACCTGGCGGCGGTCTTCCAGTCGGCCTTCGTCCCATTGATGGTCGTGTTGGTGTCATGGGTTGGGTGTTGCCCGGGCGGTTGTTGCGTGGGTCACTGGGAGAGAACGGTGCTTGACCAGCTTGCACTCTTGAGACATCGGTCTGGCTGACCATGCTTTGATCGCCGGGTCGATAGCTCAGCTCGGAGTCCACATAACCATCGTTGCGTCGCTTCCTACTTCCAAACATGCTCTTGACACCTTGGACTGCTGCAATGCCCGCACCTGCTCCCAGAATTCGATCGCGCCAGGTATTTGATCGCTTGGGTGGCTGGCCTCCATACTTTTCGTCAACATACTCGTCATTCTCCCAGCTTTGCGGAGACATCACTGTCTCATCTTGCCGCCGCGGTCGGTGACTTCCACGACTTTGAGGTCTTGCATTTGCGTATGTAGCGGGAGGTGGCACTCCCATTGGCGGGCCAGGAGGTTCTTGTGCATGACTTGGAGGGCCATATCCTGGGCCATATCCTGGGCCATATCCTGGGCCATATCCTGGGCCAGGCGGTCCATAACCAGCACCTGGTGGGCCTTGAGGAGGTCGTCCCATCGAAGATTGTGGCCGGCTCTGTCGCCCTGGAGTATCTGGTGGATAGTGACTGATCTCACTTTCTTCGTAACGATCACTTCTGCCATCTCGCCTCTTATCGCGCCGGCCTTGCCACCATTTGTATGCTCCCAGAGCTCCAGCACCTGCTAAGACCTTTCTCCCCCAATGCGACTCTCCtctactactcctactatcTCGACTGCTGTCTCTCCTTCGTCGATTGTCCGTGACTCGCGAAGGGTCGCTGGTGACATAGCCTTCAGAGTATTCTGAGTAGTACTCTGATGGTGCTCGTGGTCCTCCAGCGCCTAGTCTAGGCTTGTTCTTGTATTCCAGGGCCAGATACAGGAAGACCAAAAGTGCGCCCCACAAAGCATACACAATGAACAGAGCCCTTGGAGATCCATACAGTGTCAACCCAAGCGCAATCTGAATGAACGCAAGCAACGCGATCGACCTTCCGAAAAGTCTGTGTATGTGCACCCTCAGCGGTATCGTAGGATGCGGTGTCTTCCTCTTGCGCTCCCTCTTAGCGAACCACCAGCCATACAAGAACTGTACAAGAATGCAAACATATATCGCAACTCCAATCCCATGATGCGGATTCGACAAACTCCTTTCCGGTCCTACAGCAAACCATCCCAACGCCAAC contains the following coding sequences:
- a CDS encoding putative quinate permease, which encodes MAPVGGGSQFDQAALQRRQALQGRAGPAALVRNARVFGIACFACLGGLLYGYNQGVFSGVLTMTSFNDHMGVWTRDQTKKGWLTAILELGAWVGCLYSGFLAEILSRKFAILINTAIFIIGVVVQTTAVTGVGASAILGGRFITGMGVGSLSMIVPMYNAEVAPPEVRGALVGLQQLAITTGIMISFWIDYGTNYIGGTGPGQHDAAWLVPLALQLVPAVLLGVGMIFMPFSPRWLEHHGREADARKTLASLRGLPQDHELIELEYLEIKAQSLFEKRSIAEQFPGLADGSAWNTVKLQFIAIGSLFKTMPMFRRVVLATVTMFFQQWTGINAILYYAPQIFAGLGLSSNTTSLLATGVVGIAMWLATFPAVAYVDKLGRKPILVSGAIGMATCHIIIAVIVAKNQSDWESHSAAGWAAVAMVWLFVVFFGYSWGPCAWIVIAEIWPISQRPYGIALGASSNWMNNFIVGQVTPDMLTGMTYGTYLFFGILTFLGAGFIWFAFPETKGLSLEEMDVLFGSVGLCCGGP
- a CDS encoding putative exo-1,4-beta-xylosidase bxlB translates to MAAFFITSALALAGSAVAQLEGRGFPDCGNGPLKNNTVCDTTADPLTRATALINAFTLQEKLNNTGSTSPGVPRLGLRAYTWWQEALHGVADSPGVNFSDSGPFRYATSFPQPILMGAAFDDDLIRDVATVISTEARAFNNDDRAGLDFWTPNINPFKDSRWGRGQETPGEDPYHLSSYVAALIEGLQGDRNDKYKRLVATCKHFVAYDLENWNGNYRYQFDAQVNQQDLVEYYMPAFQQCARDSNVGAFMCSYNALNGVPTCADPWLLQTILREKWNWTSEQQWVTSDCDSIQNVYLPHEYGSSREEAVALSLKAGTDIDCGTYYQEHLPGAYEQGLINVTDLDTALIRQYSSLVRLGYFDGDAVPYRSLAWDDVNTPHAQQLAHKAAVEGITLLKNDGLLPLPISNGTSIALIGPWANATEQMLGNYDGIPPYFHSPLYAAQQTGATVNYAAGPGTLDPTTNSWLNVWAAANKSDIIVFAGGIDNSVEAEEMDRVTIAWSAPQLDMIGQLATYGKPVIVLQMGAGQLDSTPLINNANVSALLWGGYPGQDGGVALFDIITGKSAPAGRLPTTQYPARYTSQVPMTDMTLRPNSTTGSPGRTYMWYNEVPVFEFGYGLHYTNFTASIETPSSPSSYSYSNSNSNSASSASYDISTLTTTCTTPYPDLCPFTTFPITITNTGTTESDYVALGFLAGTHGPAPRPNKRLVSYQRLHNLTAGESQTAHLNLTLGSLARVDEMGNKVLYPGEYALLVDTQPLAMVNFTLGGEEKVLDEWPQPPADRVKFPRAKDQYFVGGYGSEQVLE
- a CDS encoding Cytochrome b5 reductase 4; its protein translation is MGLLALGALLLGILYIVYTNPKMLRNWLPGWLATDQQKDNNVEIIVKTNEKDAKSPAGSEQTISDQDASEETTPKAKPSKPEVEVPTFTLSGNDHENDPESDTEPSVPSFPAANSAQRASAMPPPPKPAVKSSPGLMAPPARPVAAPRASPAAGLRVPTTGPLPNRGPPVGSQQRVSNGLSPNGAVKTPNARGKVLLSPGHSPMDWAALTKSGNISGVSSFQRVTPSQLKSMTGRKGKPAWSSWQGKVYNITPYLPFHPGGEAELMKAAGRDGTKLFMEVHPWVNWENMLSTCLVGVLVPEDYAKSSLEDMD